AACTCCGAACCGCCGCTGCCACCGCCAGCGCCACCAGTGCTCATCCCTCACAATCCCTGAACCAGTCAGCTGCTGCTGCTCCTCCTCTGGGTAGCTTCTACGCTCAGGGAGTTCTTAACGCCCCGAGAAATTTCCTCTTCCCTTCAGTTTCTACCAAAGATGATCAAAAAGCGGAATTAAAGCGGCAGCACTCTCAAATCCTTCAAATCCTCGAAGCCCAAACTCAGGAATCGACCACTGCCCCCTATCGAGTGGGCCTGGTTTCATCCCCAATTCAACAAGTTCCAGTACTTCAAGGTAGTGCCAGTAGTCGCAGCAGTACTGCTGGCTGCGACGATGTTAATGGAGCTCGTTCCACCGGAGAACATTTCGTATGCATATCGAATCCCATTTACGACAACATTGCTGGCCAGCCGAGCAGGGAAGGTACTCCGTTCGAGACGCCGGACACGTCTCCTTCTCGTTTGGAGATGGGGGTTTCTTCTGGCGAGGACAAGAGTGGGCAGAGGTCCCTGGCCAGTCCCTCGTCGGAGCTGATTACGACGCCTCCATTAACCCCGATGAAGAAGCTCCCGGCAGATGGTTGTTCGGTGTCATTAAGGGACGCCCGGTCGCTGGACACTTCGGGGAGTGACTCAAATAGCAACAATGGGCTTTCCTCGTCTTCTTCGGGGACGCCAGGCACTTCTCCTTCGTGGTGAATTCAGCCATGCACCTCGACGAGCCCGGCCAGAGACatctgtattttattttatttattatttttttgtttttggggaaGAGAAGTGGGTACATATTTTGTGAAGATGGTTGGGGAACCCAAGAACTTGTCTCTGCAGGCGTGACCATCGGCTCGTCCGCCCAAGCCACGCTCATGCATGCTAACAGAAGGGTTCGCCCTTCCTGAGCAGTACTTTCCATCTCTTTCTGGAGTATTagaatagttttttatttttaattattggGTTTTTGTAGTTTTTGTGGGTCTTTTTGGAAAGTTACTTGTTAGATTCCTAATGCTGCATTTTGAGATTGGGGCTTGGGAGGATGCATGTGAACTGTAAAGGGTGGAGTCAATAacaagaagggaaaaaaaatctGTGTTTTTGAGGGACCTCTACCCTGATTTCTATGCATTGATcaaggcatatatatatatatactacgaacctaagataaaaaaaaaaaaaaaaaaggcctctctctctctctctctctctctctctctctgatttgaGTGGGTTGTGTGTTTTGGGATTGGGATGATGCATGTGAAGGTTGCAGGGATTGAGTCAATagtttatatatttaattaaccaGCTGGAAATCTCTGTGGTTTCTCTcccgggtttttttttttttttttttaagtacccTGTTCTGAGTGTTCTCTGATTTCGATGCATAGAAGCTCCCCGGGTTCTTTTTTAAGGACCCTCCCTA
This window of the Malania oleifera isolate guangnan ecotype guangnan chromosome 6, ASM2987363v1, whole genome shotgun sequence genome carries:
- the LOC131157946 gene encoding uncharacterized protein LOC131157946; translated protein: MKGTSKVIMGATLVMAITLIIVMGLVLVLIAELYCSLLFRRRQLRTAAATASATSAHPSQSLNQSAAAAPPLGSFYAQGVLNAPRNFLFPSVSTKDDQKAELKRQHSQILQILEAQTQESTTAPYRVGLVSSPIQQVPVLQGSASSRSSTAGCDDVNGARSTGEHFVCISNPIYDNIAGQPSREGTPFETPDTSPSRLEMGVSSGEDKSGQRSLASPSSELITTPPLTPMKKLPADGCSVSLRDARSLDTSGSDSNSNNGLSSSSSGTPGTSPSW